The Camelus bactrianus isolate YW-2024 breed Bactrian camel chromosome 13, ASM4877302v1, whole genome shotgun sequence nucleotide sequence CAAATTAAAAAACTGTCAAGAGAGTTCTTTTTCCATTGCAGGTTTTACAGCGGAGATTCTGAGATGGAAAATAGGCACTGAACAGAACAAAGCAACTTTGAAGCAGCATAAAATGAAGCATCTTATGAGGATTTGTAGGCTGGGGCTGAGAATGGCAGTTTATGGTTTATGGAAGAGGTCGTGGGGCCAGCCTGGCAGAAAGCAGGAGGCGGCAAGACCCCACCACCACTTCATGGCCATAAACTGTTTCTTAAGCCTTAAAAGTAAACTCTGTTCTTCCTTCCATTTATTCAGCTCTCTGGGTGATAGACACGATAGCAGGGGTGTCCCTCAGCCAAGGGGTTTTGCTAATAGATTCGGTTCGGTCGGGCCCGGGCACGGCTCCTTTTGGTCGCAGTCCCTCCGTAATGGGTACAGTGTGCCACTGTCCCTTCTCTGCACTTTCTTCCTGCCTTAGATAGTTGTGCTTTCGCACCGCGTCTGCTCCTGTAGTGACTTGGCGAGGTCAGGCGACCCCGGCCTGTCCAGCGTGGTGGGAGAGGCTGGCTGCCTGCGCCCTGCTGTGAAAGCTTGATGCCGCATCCTGGGCCCCGAAGACCGGCCAGTCAGGTGTGGCGGCAAGCGCTCGCTCCCAAGGACCTGTCCCGTAGTTAGGAGAGTAACTTAACAGAGTAATTATTCTACTCTTTACAtgcagaaatgtttatttaaatactGGATTTTCTTTGACAGATACTGATTATTTCCGATTCTTAAATAAAACTGTACTTGATTTCACTATGAACAACAGTGTGGTTGTGGGGGATTTGGAAACCCTAGGATCTTGCTGCTTCTGGCTAAGAAACGTCCCGAACCTACAGCATAAAACCAGATGTGTTTTGCCTACTTGATTCTGTTCTGAACTCCTACCTGTAACCAGTTTGTCATGCAAGTTCCTCCTGCCCCCTGGGCCACCGTGGGAGGTTTGTGATGCCTTGGAACCGGAGCGTCAGGGCTCTGATGTGACAGGTGTAGAGATACTGATGTAACTGAGGTACCAGCGTATTGACCTGTGGGCCTACCTGGCTTGTAGAAGCCATCCGCTGCTGGAACCACTGAATCCAGCCGATACCTGCTCAAAATGTGACTATCTGGGCATCATTTTGCCTCTGAAACTTTACAGTTTAGGTCATGgaggttaatttttttgttgttaagcaTTTTAAGTTCCACTTGATAAAAAGGGTGCTTGGGTAGGGATGGAAAACTACTTGAGCAAAGTTGCTGGTGAATTGTGCTTTAATCTTAATAAAGGGCGAACAGCAGGAGAGCGATTGGGGTCAGGAAAGGTAGCAGAGAAGCCGTGATGGTGGCTGCCTCCTGCCACGCAGGCCGCAGGCCACCAGGTGCTATTGCTTTGCTTCATGAGCTCAGCTGGAGCAAAGGTTTCTCCCTTTTGCTGAGTCAGCGCTCAGATTACTGGGTGGAACTTTCCAGCAGCTCCCGGTTAACAGCAGGGCTGTGATGCTGGAAGAACTGGATTCCTCTGAGACAGAGCAGCTGCTGCACAGTGGGACAGTCTCCTTGTCTAAATTTCAGACAAGTGCACCCCAACGGAAGCTTGAGGGGCCCAGCCCGCAGATGCCAGGGAGATGCAGGGTGAACGAGGGGCCTCGGGCTGGGTGTTCACACGTTTAACATTTTCCAGATGGACTGGGAGGGACACTGTCCCAAGTAACCATCATGAGGAGCACGACTTTGAGCAACTTGAAGTCTAGACTAAGCCAAAGAATCTGAAATTAGGACCTGGCCAAGTTTCTGGGGTTTACTGCTGATACATAAgtacaccttaaaaaaaaaaaaaaaaccgatgGGAACCACCTTTCCTTCACTTTCCCAGCCTTTGTAAAATGCCCGACCCGCAGGGACCAGTCCCAGTTGCTAGGCTGGGCGCTCTCTCCGCGTGGGGACGTCACCCCCGTTTTTCGGTTTGGGTCTATgagaatctttgtttttcagtgaagGCTCATCTGTGAGGCTGCTCAGAGCCCGGCTGTTCCCTTTAGGCTCTGaggtcttctctctcttttccaagACAGTTACTGGATCGTTCCTAAAGAAACAAACTTAACGTGAGTTTCTGTCTGCTCCCCCCACCTCGCTGCATCCCAGTGCTGAAGTCCACTCGGGCAAGGGCTTTCAGAATGGCCAGCCCTTCTGGAAGGCACCAGTAGATGACCATATCTTCTGAACCAGAACTACATCGTCTCCTAAAGTATTatctcatttcttaaaaaaaatttttggtgggggtttatttatttttagaggaggtactggggattgaacccaggaccttgtgcatgctaagcatgtgctctaccgcttgagctataccctcccccctctgaTGGTTTTCAGTTGCCAAAGTAGCAGCAGTTTGGTCTCTTAGCTCATGGTGACAGTGCTTTGAATCGACCCTCCCTTGAAGCATCTGGGCTAAAAGAGGTGCCTGGGAGGGTGGGACAAGTTTCTGCTCTGTCACCAACCACGCTGTGGCTCTCGATGGCTGCAGACCTCCCCGCGCCCCTAGGCTCTCCTAGCTGCGCCTTTCTACAACTCTGTTCTCCAGCCCGTGACTAACACTTTACTGAGAGTGCAACACTGAAAGGTGAGCCTGTGACGGGGACAGGTCTGTTACCGCACGTTCTTCTCTCCCCCTGGCAAGTGTTTTGGCAAACGCTGTGGCTCCAGTCAATAGTAACGCTCTCACAAAATAAATAACTCTCAGTCACTTTTTCTCACGTAAGGGGGTTTGAGTGACGCGGGGTGACAGCCTGCGTGCTCAGTGGCGTGAGCGGGGTGGCCGGCAGACACAGCCACCCCAAGTTATAAAATGTGGGTCAGGTCTGTCAGCCACATCTGTCATCTACCAGGTCACATATTTGAAGGCACTGTGTAGATTAAGAGCCCCTCCGACCCCGTGTTTTACAAACTGGGGCCCTGCTGAGGCTGCAGAGCTGGGCTGTCTTTGTCGTCGtgtgtgtccctgagatgaagtTGTTTGCTGTGGGAAGACTTGCTCCACCTGGCCTGGGTCTCGCCATTCACGCCGTCGTCATACGTGTTTTGCAGGTGGTCCGACTGTTCATCCACGGGTGCCTGAAACCTGGGCGAGAGACGGCAGTTACTGGGAACCAGGGTGGCAGGAGAGGTGGCCCGCCGCGTGCCCCTAAGCTCACTGCACAGCCTTGTGCTAACACTCAAGGGCCCGCCTCGAGCTCTGGGcctcaaatatttgctgagggCCAGGGCCATGGCAGTGGACGGGGGAGGCCAGGCCCTGGTCCCGCAGAAGCTGCGTTCCAGTCGGGGAGACACGCCAAGGCTGGGAAGGACGCATGGTGGAGCCGGACGGTGACAGCGAGCGAGGCCTCCTTTCACCAGGGTGGTCTTGGGAGGCCTGCCTGTTGACATGCAAGCTGCGGCCTGAGTGACGAGCGTCCGTGGAAGCACCTGGAGCAAGAACCCTTCCTgcaggggctgggagcagagcaAGCCCAGCTCCTCCGGGGACTGAGAGGCCGTGGGGGCCGGGGCGTGGGGGGGTCCCGGAAAGGCTATCGGGGCCCAGCACAATAGGCTTTAGAAAGACCACTGGCCGTGTGATGTGCTggaggggccggggctggggctgaCGACAGTGGCTTGGATTGGGGGCTGCAGTGGAGACAAAGCAGGTGGATGAGACAGTGGAGCCAGCGGGATCTGGGGACGGGTTGGAAGAGGGGTGAGGAAAGGAATCCAGATGTCTCCCTGGCTTTTTCCAGGAGCATCTGGGTGACTGTGGTGCATTTACTGAGATGAAGCAGGAGGACCATGTTCCAGGGGAGGAAATTGAGTCCTGGGGCCATTGTAGGATTTGAGGTGCCCGTCTAAGCAGAGACCCCCCCCCCAGGAAGGGACACTTGGATATGAGTCTGGAGCTTGGGCGGGTCCGTACTGGGGACAGGGACTGGGGGTCGTCTGCACCACCACAGGGGTTTTAAAGCCAGGAGACCAGGTGAAGCCCCCGAAGGAGAGGGTGCAGAGGGAGGAGTATGCCTGGGGCTGAGCCCTGGGGAAGACTGACATCTAGGCCTTGAGCCAAGGAGGCAGAGCCAAGCCAAAGGGGCTAAAGGAACAGCTGGGGGGGCAGGAGGGAAACGGAGTGTGGAGTGTCTCTGAAGCAAGAGCAGAGCACTGTGAAGGTGATGGATGGTCTAGGCTCCTCAGTGCTGCTCTTCTGAGGCCAAGGGATGGAAAGGTCACTGATGAGTGGATTCTTGGTGGGCGGGGGGCGTGGCCAgcagtgggaggggaggaagcagagggcaACCCCAGACACCTAGGAAGTGGTGCCAGGAAGAGGGCTGGAGGCAGCCTTCCTGCTCACCCCAAACCTCCAGGAGCTTGGCTCCAGCCCAAGTGCCTTTCCAGTTACTGAAACTGACCACAGATGCCATTTCCCCACAGAGATGTGACTCCCCCAGGTGTTGCCCCTTGTGGGCGGACAGGAGCACACTACTGGAAGCCAGCTGCTCACAAAGCAGAGCACACAGAAGGGAAAGGGCGCAAATGATAAGGGCACGGCTTAGTCTGGGCACACAGGACGTCACCTCCACCCAGAGGCCCTCCAGGATAATCACCATCCCAAATGCTAACATGAGAGGTTAGTTCTGCTTGGTTTTGAggttttataaatggaatcacacagtatctAGAGTAAACTGCTTTGAATGTCAGCTTGGGAGGAAACAGCGTAACTAGTCCTGGATAGACAAAGATTGATCAGAATTTGTGCAGAAGGTATGAGGAGTGGAACTTCTCAGTGTGACATGTTAAAATAGTCACTTAAAAGGAGGTTTGACAGTTTTGGATTAATGTGgcaattgtacacacacacacacacacaccctaattttccttcttccccaaaCTCACTAAAACTAGTAAAGGGACCAAAATGAGGGGGTAAAAGAAAAGCCTCTCCAGGTTGAGGGCAGGAAAGGCTAACACCAAAATTTTGGAGGCTGGAGAGCATGTGGACAAGTGGTCACTGAGTTAGCAGACCCGGGAAGCCTGAATTCAAAGTGCACAGAGCAAGCTGAGACCAATTCCCACCAGAATCCTCAGGGGGCTCAGGAATGGGCAGCCCCGTTGCCTCTGCGGGACTGAGTGGGACTGAAATAGGACGATGAAGGTCAAGATCCCTGCCTCTGAACATGCTGGCCCACACCCCTCAGAAGTCTGCAGCGTTAGTCTCTGGGAGGGTACAGCACACAGGTGAGAACCAGAAAACCAGGTGTGCGTACAGATGCTCCAGATGGTGACCTTCCAGGAAGGAAACCGGGAAGAGATCTAAAACTGACATTGAggcattgaagaaaaaaaaaaagaaaagaaaagaaaagcaaaacaaaaaaccctgaccACGCAGATCCCTTACACTGAAACACCACCCATGGGCTCAGAGCGTCCATCCCGCCCTactccaccccaaccccaccccaaccccaactCCTAACATGAGCACGTAATCAAAGATTTCCTGACCATCTGAGAAAAGCCTTTAACGTGGAAGATAGAAACCTAAACAAACAAAACGTAACTTGGAGGAAATAGACTTCAGGGAGAAGgaaacttaaagaaataaaagcagaggcGGTTgcggacatagctcagtggtagaccgcgtgcttagcatgcacgaggtcctgggttcaatccccagcgcctccattaaaaaaacaaaacaaaacaccaccacTAGGGTGGGGGGGAGAAAGCAGACACCTATCAGCCCCCGAGGGGCGACCAGGAAACAACAAGACGCTGTGTAACAAGAAGAGGGTACAAAAATGCCtatagtttaaaatgtttaaaagagctCTTGGAAGttttcttcaaaaatgaagaaatgaatagaaGAGTTAGAAGATAAGTGAGGAAATCTCCCAGAAAGAAcagcaaagagatggaaaacaggCCTGAAAGGGGAGGGTAAGTCAGAGGGCCAGCTCAGGGAGGCCCGTGTCCAATAAGAATTCCACAAGTGGAGAAAATCAACTGACCAGTTCAAAAAGAAATACGCCCAACATGAAGGACATGAATTTCCAGATTGAAAGGACGCGCCAGTACCCAGTGGATAGAACTAGACCCTCACCAATGTGAAGCTTCAGGACACTGGGAGCAGAAAAGATCCCACAAGCTTCTACGGAGAATTAGTAGGTCGCAGTGCAAGGATTAAGAATCGGAGTGCCTTCAAACTTCTCAAGGAAGAGAAGCATCTCCAATCAAGAATTTCCATCTGGAATTCAATGTGCAGCGAAACATTGTGAAGTCAAGTGTGAAGGCAGAATAAAGATACTGCAGACGTGTGCTATTCAGAACAAGTCCCTCCTTTCTCAAGGGCTGCTTGGGGGATGGGCTCTACCAAGCCGTGAGAGAGGAAACGCGGATGGAGGAATCAGATCTCTGCCCAGAGCCAGGCAAGTGGAGTCCCCTGGAGGGTGGCGGAGGGAGAGCGCAGGCTGACCACTGTGCGCCGGCCCTCCAGGGCAACCAGCCCACCCTGGGGCCCAGTGACTTGAGAGACAGCACATTGAGGACCTGCCACCAAAAAACCTCTGCCACTGTAGCACCTTTCAGTGCCCAAGTGTGGTGCTGAGAGCCTGGTCGAGGTTCCTGTCTAGACTCAGTTTAACTGTGTACTGAGGAAGTTCTCTTTCCTCTGTGTCCTGCTGTCTGGATCCGCTGAGGACCCTCATTGCACCCCCAAGGTGTAGAGAGGGGGGCCATTGTGAGCCCAGAAGTGGGAACTCAGAGCAGCCCACTCATTCTGTATTTTTGCAGATGGCCAGCACCTGCTCTGCCCAGGTGCCCTGTTTAAACGTTCACAACCCGGCCCACGGACTTCCCTGAGTGGGGCTCTTCCAAATGTGTGGCGCTTTCGCCACACACATTTGGAAGTGTCCTGGCTCCCTTGGAACACCCCCTGGTCTCACCTGGGCTCCAGCCGCTCCTTCACCTTGGCAATGGAGCGGACGTAGGGTGTGATCTGCTTGGTGATGGTGGTCAGGTAGGCATTCTCCTGTTTCAGCTGGAGAAGGTCACGGAGCTGGGCTGTGGGGGCCACGGCCAGAGAGTTAGGTCTTGTTGGCCTCAGATGCTTGCTCTCAAGCCTCAAACCATTTAGATATCCTAACTGTTTCAGTGGTGACCTCTAAGTAAGGAGTGAGAGGAGACTTGTGAAGGCATCCTACTTACTGAATCCTGAGGAGATGTATAATTTTGGGGTCAGTTAGCAGCTGTGAGGCAAAGGCAAGGGCTAAGGGGAAGAGCATGGGGGTTCATAGCTGGTTAATGGGTAACTGACTTCCTGCCCCTGAAAGCATGTGGTTTAGCTCCAGGGCTGCGGTGCACCCAGCATCAGCTGCCTGGGACCTTCATAAATCTCCTGCTCATTAGCCACCCGCTGGTAGGATTCCTCCCAAATCTGAAAGAGAAAGTGAGTCGGACATGGCATGTGACTGTGAGTTGGAATTTCCACTGGTGGCATTTCTGTCCTCTAGCTACTCAGAGCCATCAGGCACCTGCAGCCAGTTCCCATGGTTCCAAGTGGCAAAACCCAGGTTCCAGAGCCTGCCACACGAGGGCCTCATAGGGCACCAGGCCAAGGTCCTCCCCACTCCCGTTCCTGTCTTGGGGTAGCCCATGTATATGCTGACAAATGGGGTGCAGGGAAGGGAGGTGCCTCGGGAGGGGCTACCTCCTGGAAGACGACTCTCATCCCCTCCACAGACGCGTACTCCGCGGTGATCTGGGCGTCCACCTGCAAGGACTTGTGCAGAATGTCGCCCATGATCTCGGCCTTGATGAGCGAGTGGTGCTTGGTGAGGTCCCGGTGCAACTCCTGGACCTGGTCCTTCAGGTTCTGCATCTCCACCTGCAGGCGCTGGGGGGAGAGACGGCATGAGTGTCTGTTCCCCGCAGGCTGTGTGCATGGCAGGGGCGACAGCAGAGGGATGGCTTCCAGGCCACGTGGCCAAGACTAGATTTGGCCAGTGTACCttagggagaaggggaggagcctTTCCCAGCCCTCAAGTTCTGACATCCTCACCCGGTAGGAGTCCTCATAGTGGCGGCAGTGCTCCGTGAAGGGTGAATCATCACCCTCTGCCAGCAGCACCTTGGTATTGATGGACCGGTGCAGCGTGGGCTTTTGGACCGGTGACCCCAACATCTTTCCCACTGGGGAAGGACAGCTGGGCCCCAGCATTACCTTGGGGCCCGAGCCCCCTGCTAGCCTAGGGAGAGAACCAGAATGGATATagatgttgggggaggggtgtccACAGTGTCATTCCTTCTCCTAGCCTCCCAGTGCATTCTCAGCCCTCTCACCCCAGGCTGCAAACCAGAACCATGCAGGAGCTCTGAAAAAACCTGATGCAAGACCACACCCAAGGCCAGTGACATCAgaaggatattttaaaacatcctgAGAGTGATGCTGATGTGCAGAAAAGAATCCATCCTTAGGGCTGGTCCCCAGCAGACAGTATGTTCACTAACATACCCTGGACCTTGGAAATTTGGCCTGCCGTGCAGTCTCCCTTGCCTGGGGCCCTGGGGTCCTTGGCACACACATCTTAGGCATTTCTCCTAATTCCTCCTGGGTCTCTGGCTCTCCAGACTGGAGCCCGGAAGTCAGACCCCCTGAAGCTTCTGGCCACCCAGGTCCCACCTTAAGCTACCCCTTCCTTTCAGGGAGGAAAGGAGCTAAGACTGCGGCAGCGTTTGGGGGCAGCCCTCAAGTCCTCCTGTCCACCCCTGACCCAAGTCCGCACCAGTTCTACCAGGGGTTTCCGATCTGGGGGGGCCCCAAAGACTACTTCCTGGCTAGGCAGACTCGCCTTTCTGCCCTGACGATGTCGGTGGCACCCAGACACGACGCGGGGAGCTCGGAGAGCTGGGAAGGGTGATGTGCGGTGGCCCCTGACCCAACCGGGACCTTGtgcccgccccctcctcccgggTCCCGGTGCCTGGAAGGGCGCCCCACGGCTCACATGCTGGTGCCACCCCCAGCACCCGCCGCCCAGCGTGGCCCCGGCAGCAGCAGCGGCTCCAGGCAGCGTGCGAACTCGTTGCGGTGGTCGCTGGTGATCTGGGAGGTGGGACAAGGTCCTGAGGCAGCTCCATACCCCCCGGGCCCCCGGCCTGCCCCCGCCCACCCAGCGGCACCGCCTGTGCACCTTGCTGCTCTGTGCCGGCCTCAGGCGATGTGGCCGTGTGACGATGCCCTGCAGTCTCTCCATCAGCTCCTGCGGCCGGTTCGAGGGAGGGCGCtcaggtgggtggggggtgggggtgacccACCTCAGTGAGGAGGGTGGCCCCGAGGGCAAGTCTGTCTTTGGGACTTTCCCTGCTGTCCATTGGCAGCTCCAATCCTCCCTGGGATTGGCCCGGATGCCCACATCAATCCCATTCCCAAATCTTCAGGAAAGGTTGGGGGGTCTGGACTCCAGTAGACACTCAGCACTTCGGGGGAGGAGACCTATATTCCCTTCCAGGCTTTGCTGTCCATTTAAAAGGGACTCAGCTGACCCCTGAATGGTTTGTAGATGACAGCGTGGAGGAGGGGAAGGTAAGCCCAGAGAACCCCGGTCCAGCCTCCAGGCAGGGGTTTCGGGTGTGCAGGGTAGGTTCCTGGTGGGTAGAGGGGGTCACTCGCAGGAGCTGGTGGCACTCACATAGCCCAGGTCCAGGAACTCAGCCTTGTTGGCCAAACTGAGGAAGGAAGAGCAGATGACCAGGTGAACCTGCAAGAGGGACACTGCTCAGTGCCTGGCCGGGCTGGGGTGCCCAGCCCGCACCCCCGGCTCCCCTTACCTGCAGGGTGGGCAGCAGAGTGGCTAAATGGGAGAGCTGCTCCTTGAAGGCCTTGTCCTTTTCTTCATACTGGCTGGTGGAGGGGCAGGCAGCCTCATCTCCAAGGTGAGGGCTGCCCACCCCTACCTGGGATGGGGGTGCCTCAGAACTGGGTGGTTTCAGCTCCCCACCAGCTTTGTGCAGCATTCCCTGTAACCCCTTCCCTGAGCCCTGAGCCCCCCTGCCCTCCTCACCGGTGTCACCTGGATGTCTTGCTCCCCAGGGTAgggcaggcccaggcccaggcccaggctgtgAGATAGGTGTCTGGAGGccaaggggcagggggtggagacCCCACCACCACTCACCTCTGCACAGCTTGAAGCAGCAGCGCTTTCCTCTCTGCCAGTTTGTCCTGGGAGGGACAGTCTGCCACTGACTGCCACCTCCCACGGCTCTCCCACTCCCCTGGGCCCCAGCCACACAGCTGGCTAGGCTGGTCATCTCTCCAGCCTACCAGCTCTGCTGCCTCCTTCTAGCATCCCACTGCCTGAGAGCCCTGGGGCCCTCCCTTTACTGTCACCCCCGAAGGACGTCTTCCTGACCACCTTTCACCAtcagcctggggcagggccttGCTCCCCTTCTAGAACTCTCCTGGCACCTGAGATGAAGTAGCTCCTGGAAGGAGCTCAATGCTTGCTGACCTGCACTGGAAACTCCACAAGGGCGCCTTGTGGGGCCTGCGCTGTGTCCTGGGCACCGGGTCATGTTTGATAAGGATGCTCAGCCTATGGCCGtcctgcccccctgcccctcacctgcaTACTGCCGAAGAGGGCGTGGATGGCGGCCTCCTCATCGGCTGCGCTGCGTCGCACCTCCTCCACCATCGCCTGCAGCAGCGCGATGGCCTCCCGCGTGGCGGTCTGCAGGGCCTTCACTGCCTGGGAACAGGGCGGCCTCAGTCTCGTGGGCGTGCGTTCCCAACCCCAGCCCCGGCGCCAGGCACCCCGCGCTCACCAGCACCGCCTGCTGCAGCCGCTCGCAGCCCTGCACATACGCCGACTCGAGATCCACGCAGTGGGCCCGGCTCTCCCTGCGGGGAGCCCGCGGGTGAGCCCCGCTCCGGGCCGCCCTCCAGCCCCCCCACCTCCCgcgccctctccccacctctgcatGTCCCGGAAGCAGCGGATGCACAGCAGCGACTTCTTGTCGGTGGAGAACATGATGTAGGGTTCGGCATGCAGCGCTGCGGCGGAGGCGGCAGTGAGGGCTCCGGACGGTGCCGCCCCCATCCCCACTCGCGGCCCCGGCGCCGGTCCCTACGCGGCCCGCCGCACTCACTGCACTTCTGGAGCACGTCGCGGCTGCGCTGGCCCAAGGCCACGATGTCGTGGCGCGAGAACATGCGTGCCCGGTGCGTCTCGTCGCGGCAGCGCGCGCACAGCGGCTGCCCGCAGGTGTTGCAGAAGTACGTGGTCTCCGCGTCCTGCGCACAGAGCTCGGGCTCAGCCCGCCCATGGACTGGGAACCTGAGCCCGATCACAGCCCGCGAGGGAACTGCAGCCTCCACACGTCGTTGCGCGAATCAGTTGCAGCCTGGGGCAGGCTCGCGGCCAACTGCAGCCCTTTCATGGGATTCCGACGCGCAGCGCCCTAATATACCCCTTTGACAGATGGGAATACCGCTGCTCAGAGACTAGGTAAGCAGGTCCAGTAAAAGGCAGGTACCCAAAACGGGCATGGGGAGGGGGTTATATGAGGTTGTGGGGAGGGCAGACACTgcatttggaaaacatttaacCTACAACAAaaccgtgtgtgtgtctgtgtgtgtgaagaCCTTTCAAACTTCCCTTGGTACCTTCAATAGGAGCCAAATGGCTGTGCTCACTCCAGCCATATGGTCGGCACTTGGCTGGGAGGAGAATAGGAGTGACGGTGTGCAGGTGCCCTTCCCCAGGGCTGAGAGTCCAGGGCATTGACTCCAGCAACGGCTAAGAAAGTACAGACATCACCCCACAACTCTTTCCTTTGGCACTCAAGCCATTTCCTTCCCACGCTCTCTCTACCTTCAGCCCCTCACCTCCTGCTGGTTGTCTGTACTTCTGGGTAACACATATCCTAGAATTTGCCCAGTACACCCCAAACTTTTGCTCCTGCAGGGACATCCTCCTGGATTTGGAATACCCCATTCAGCCTTCACAGGCTGGAGAGAGTCCTGCGTGTCCTTCACAGTCCAGCCTGAAGCCTGATCTCTGCTCCCTGGTCTTTCAGGATCACCCATCCCCAGCAGCACACTGTCTTCACTTCCCCTTGGGCTGCAGATAGCTGTGCACAGCTACCCAGGTAGCAGTGGACCCTGGAGAGCTGGCCCAGGTCTGTGCACTGGACTGCCCTTCCTGTTCCAATTTACAACTCCACCCTGAGTTGGGGACCAGTAAGCTCCCCCTAAACTGAAATGGTCTTAATCTCTGCAACTATCTGGCTGTTGGCTCAAGTCAGTTGTTTTCGACCTCAGTCTCCACGCCAGTAAAACGGGCCCACATTCTGGATACAGGGTGGCTGAGAGAAGTGCTGGAGAATCCACTGATGGATAACCCTCTGAGGACATGTTGGCAACACTCCAAGCATCAGGACTGTGCAACCTGGCACTCTCcgctccccagcccacccccaggcACCCCTGCCTGCTTGCCGCACTCCAGGTCACAGTTGGCACAGCGCACCACCTCCAGGCCATCTCCTGAGCTGTCCACCAGGAACTGCAGCAGCCGATCCACTGGAGGGAGCCCGCTGGGGCCCTTCACCACCGTCTGGTATCTGCGGAGAAGCTTCAGCCAAGATCCAGATGCCCCTTCCCCAAGGCACCCTACCACTTCCTGCCCCATACATTCCAGGCTGGAACTGAAAATAGGACTGAGAGGTGGGGTGCCTGCAGGCCTGACATCTATAAATATCTCAGCCACTGCTCACTCTGACCCTGTCCCTCTCCAGTCCTGGGGAAATCCTGGGACGGGGTTGGCAACCCAGGGTGCCAAAGGCAAAAGCCTCCCCTTCAACTCCTTCTCACTGCATTGGGCAAATTTAGGGCCACCCTGGGTAACCTGAGCCAACATAACATGCTTATGTTGACCTAAGACTTCAGGACCCCCAGGTGAGTTACTGATTGAGAGTGTTCTGAAGCTGTGCTGAGATTCCCATATTCCAGTAGCACTGGGTGGACAGGGCATGCCTTGTAGTCCGTCCTTGTCCCCTGACTTTCTGTGGGATGCCTTGGGCGATAACCCCAGGTCTCAGTtatcctgatctgtaaaatgggtgggaGGCTTCACGTTCTCCGTTGGAGAAGTACCAGCTGGGTGCAGACCTCTCCTAGCCTTCTCCACCAGGAGTCAGAGCCTTGCCCTTCCTGCACGTAGGTCCCTGCTCAGGTAGAGCCAGTTTCCCCTCCTCGGGGCCTTGGAGGCACTC carries:
- the RNF207 gene encoding RING finger protein 207 isoform X4; this translates as MSGAIFAPLEGPSALDAASGHPLVCPLCHAQYERPCLLDCFHHFCAGCLRGRAADGHLSCPLCQYQTVVKGPSGLPPVDRLLQFLVDSSGDGLEVVRCANCDLECGKQDAETTYFCNTCGQPLCARCRDETHRARMFSRHDIVALGQRSRDVLQKCTLHAEPYIMFSTDKKSLLCIRCFRDMQRESRAHCVDLESAYVQGCERLQQAVLAVKALQTATREAIALLQAMVEEVRRSAADEEAAIHALFGSMQDKLAERKALLLQAVQSQYEEKDKAFKEQLSHLATLLPTLQVHLVICSSFLSLANKAEFLDLGYELMERLQGIVTRPHRLRPAQSSKITSDHRNEFARCLEPLLLPGPRWAAGAGGGTSMLAGGSGPKVMLGPSCPSPVGKMLGSPVQKPTLHRSINTKVLLAEGDDSPFTEHCRHYEDSYRRLQVEMQNLKDQVQELHRDLTKHHSLIKAEIMGDILHKSLQVDAQITAEYASVEGMRVVFQEIWEESYQRVANEQEIYEAQLRDLLQLKQENAYLTTITKQITPYVRSIAKVKERLEPRFQAPVDEQSDHLQNTYDDGVNGETQARWSKSSHSKQLHLRDTHDDKDSPALQPQQGPRTIQ